From Sporolactobacillus pectinivorans:
TTATTTAAAAAAAGAACAGGACGCAGCAATTGTTAATGTCGGTAGTGTAGCAGGTATAACCGGGTTAGGTTCCTCTGTCCCATATGCAGTGACAAAATCCGCTGTTCATGGATTAACAAAATCGCTCGCGTTTTCACTGGCACCAAACATAAGAATTAATAGTATTGCCCCCGGTGCTGTTAATACAAGATGGTGGAAGGGAAATGAAGAAAAAATGAAAACTCTAGCTGGGAATATTCTCTTGAAAAGGATTTCCACACCTGAGGACATTGCCGAAACCATTTGTTATACACTTCTTCAGAAATCGCTAACAGGACAAATCATCGCAGTAGACAATGGTCAAACTATGTAAGAAAGCATTACTTTTTGAGTTGTAACCCAAATTCTCGGGAAATTATAACAAGGTGATCAAAAATGTGCGTCAGAAAGGGATTTTTAGGTTAGCGCCCCTTCTTCGAGTAAGTTTAATGTTTCTTGTTTAACCTACTACTGTTATACCTTTTTTCATAGAAAGAAAAAAGATTCGAGGATATTCACCCATTCCTCGAATCCAAATTTACTTGGCGGTGCATCGCTCCATATATTAGGTTCTGTAAAACGAGACAAGCTATAGCTGCTGTTTTCGAATTAACGCGATCATTTTAGTATTTCTTGCAAACCATACTGTACGTATCCGGTTTACGATCCTTAAAAATAGTGTAGTAGCCCGACTTTAATTTAAGCGGTAATTCAGAATCGAGTTCTGCAAAAATGTATCCTTCTTTTTCTTCGTTCAGTTCTCTAAGCGGTTCACCGAGAGGGCTAATAATCTTGCTTCTTCCAAAAAAACCGAGCGTCGTATCGAAACCAACACGATTTGCCGCCACGATATAAATAATGTTGTCTATTGCCCGTGCCCTAATAACAAGATCCCAGTCCGCTTCATACGGTTTCTCCCAATTTGTAGAAATCACAAGAAGATCGGCTCCGCGAAGGGCATAAGTCCTCGCTACTTCAGGAAATGCTGTATCATAACAAATCATCATTCCTATTTTTCCAATTGATGAGTTGATTAGGGTATATTCACAGCCAGAACGAAAATAGGTTTTCTCATTTCCAAAAAGGTGAACCTTCCGATATACACCCAATACTTTTCCATTATTGTCAATAAAGACAGAAGAGTTGTATAAAACGTCAGTAAGAGTGGAATCCTGTTCCGGAAAACCATAAATCACATTAACTCCGTGTTTCTTGGCACACGACCCTATCCGTTTCATACTTTCGCCGTACGGTACTACTTCGGCAAGGGCATGGAATTCCTTGTTACACTCATATCCCGATGTGATGAGTTCGGGGAAAACGATAAGGTTCATTTCCGGATGTTCTATCATAACTTTATCGATATAGTTTTCCATTTTTCTGATATTTTTATCCACATGGTACATGACCGGTTCCATCTGAACGCAAGAAACATTCACATTCATGAGTGACTACCTCCCCAAATTATAGAATCTTATATTTGTTCCGTATTCGGGTTCTCTTGCAGACTAGTGTGTTGTTTAACAAAAATATAAAAGACAAAAGAAATAATAAGCCAGGCAAGAAATATAATTGGCAATACGGCCATCGGGAATGAAGGGAAGGGATAGACACTTCCGATCAGCGGTATGCACAGCAAGATGAACGAAAATACTGCCGTGACGACGTGGGGCCATTTCAGTTCCTTTAATTTATAAAGTAGAAGAGGCGCTGAGACTGTCACAAGCAGATAGTTAATTAAAAATCCGTAAACAGCCATACTTCCAGTCCAGTTGTACACATCCATATTTGAACTTCTGAGCAATTCCAGGACAACAGGAATACCTCCTACGACAATTGAACAAACCATGATGGCGATGTACGGAGTTTTGTTGATCTTGTGGCACTTACCTATGGCATCAGGTAAATACCCCTCATGACTCATATGAAGCATGACCCTAGCCGCAGCCGTTATCGATGCCACGCCGCAAGACCAGAAACTGACCATAGCGCCTATTGAAATTAAAAATCCGAGAATGCCAACGTGGCTTTGCCGCGCAAGATAAGTGAGCGGCGCAGTTGATTCACCCAGAGATGTTTTACTACCTGCAAAACCCATGACCATGATCAAGGACATGACCACAAAGAATATTCCCACGAAAACGCCACTTCCAATGACTGCACGTGGTATGTTACGTAGCGGTTCTTTGGCTTCCCGCCCCATAGTCGTCGCACTTTCAAAGCCGACAAAACTGAAGAAGGCAAAAACAAGTCCTAATCTTATGCTGTCAAAAGACATGCCTTTAAGATTAAACTGGGAAGTTCCAAGGTTGAACCCATGATGGATCAAAACGAGAATCCCCAAAAGAGTGATTAGCGTCACAGAAATGGCTTCAAAAATGAGCATAACTTTGGCTGAAAGTTCAACACCCTTATAAGTCATAAACCATGCAACTGCGGAACCAATAATAATAATCAGGGCAGGCGAAAGCTGAATACCAGCATAGGCGAGCAGATTATTTGCATAGTTTGCAAAACCACAAAGCACTGCACTTCCGGTTACTAAGTAAGAGAATACCAAACCACTTCCGGAAACAAATCCGCCTGCGGGGCCGATACCCTCTGAAATATAAGTATACAGAGCGCCTGTTGTGGCAGAACGCTTAGAGAATACATTTATTTGTAAACTTAATAGAACGATGGCTAATGTTGCAAACACATATGCGATCCATGTTGCATTACCGGATGTAGCAAAGACAACAGGTATGGTTATCGCCGGTGTCGCGGTCGGTGCAATATTTGCGATAGACTGACCAAGAACTTCGATGAATGAAAGACATTGTAAACGGAGTCCACTTTTTTCTGAAGGTGCTTTGACCATTGAATGACTCATTTTTTTCATCCCCTAATAGAGTTGTCTTTAACAGCACCTTGTATTTTCTAACGCAATATTGCAAAATTAACCATCATTTATCTCTCTTTCAAACCTACAGATCAAAGTTTGTCAGTGATTTGTAAGCTTTTTTTTCATCTGCCATTTTGATTACATGAGCAGTCTATTTTTCTAATTGATTTAAACCCTCTTCAATAATGTCAATCCCTTTTTGCAACTGATCATCCGTGATCGTCAAAGGCGACAAAAAACGAATGCAGTTTCCATTTATTCCAGCATTCAAAAGCAGCAAACCATGATCATTAGCATAATGAACAATGCGTCCTGTCCTTTTTGAGTCAGGTAGTTTAGAAACGCGATCCTCAACAAATTCAACCGCCGCCATAGCACCCAGACGTCTGACATCACCTACGAAAGGAAATTTTTCTTTCCATTCATTTGCTCGCTGCTCAAATAGTGATCCGATTTTCTCTGCTCTTTCAGTCAAGTGTTCCTCTTCGATAATCTCCAAAACGGCTAACGCAGCTGCACAGGAAATAGGATTTCCGCAATACGTCCCTCCAAGAGAACCTTTCAGATCGCAGGCATCGATAATCTCAGCTTTCCCTACAACTCCGCTTAACGGAAAACCTGCTGCTAACGATTTCGAAACAGTCATCAAGTCAGGAGAAACAGCAAAGTGTTCGATAGCAAACATTTTTCCGGTTCTGGCAAACCCCGCCTGAATTTCATCGGCAATAAAAACAATACCATGCCGTGTGCAAAAATGACGGACAAAGGTTACAAAGCGCTTTGAAGGAATAATAAATCCGCCTTCACCCTGCACAGGTTCCATAACGATACAAGCTACGGATTCCGGTGCCACTGTACTGACGAAGAAGTTTTCAAATGCCGCAATCACTTGATCATCGTAGGCTTCATTGGTCATTCCTTCGGGTTTCCGGTAGTAATAGGGATAAGGAGCTTTATATGTTTCAGACGTAAAAGGACCAAAACCAAACTTATAGGGTTTTACTTTACTCGTCATACCCATCGTTAAATTGGTCCGTCCATGGAATGCCCGATCAAAAGAAACCACAGCTTGGCGTCCCGTATAACGACGAGCAATTTTAACTGCATTTTCCACAGCCTCAGCACCTGAATTTAACAATAAGGCTTTTTTAGCAAATTCTCCGGGGGCAATTTCACACAATTTTTCACATAACTCAATGTAAGACGGATACATAATCACATTAAAACCCGGATGAATATAACTTTCTAATTGTTTTTTGGCTGCTTCAATAACTTTAGGATGACAATGGCCTACATTTTGAACACCGATCGCACCCGCAAAATCAATGAATTGATTTCCGTCAATGTCTGTAATTAAAGCCCCCTCCGCTTTGGAAGCTATATGAAGATTCCCATTCCCTACGGCAGCCGCTACAAACCGATCTCTCCTCTCCTGCCATTGTTTTGTTGATACATCTCCTAGAAGATCCTTTAGCACATGGCCCACTCTCCTTTTAATAGATATTTTGATTAATTTTTGGTATTATGTATAGTATCAAAATTCTAATAATTTTGGTATCAGAGGTTGATTTCATGTTATCGTTAATTAATCTATCAAACCAAAAAGACGATTATATTTACCGGCAAATCTATAAACAAATAAAAAAAGAAATTTTACTCAATCACTTTCTGCCTAATGAAAAATTACCATCAAAGCGCGAGCTGGCTGAAAGTTTACATGTGAGCATAAACTCGGTTAATGGTGCTTATCAGCAGCTTCTTGCGGAAGGCTATATTTACTCAGTTGAACGTAGTGGATTCTTCGTAGAGAAGCTTGAAAAAGTACCAACCCCATTTAGTACGCTAAAACCCCTCAACCCAAATCTTGTCGAAAGATCGGAACCCAAAAAGGACTGGATCTCTTTTTCTCACATGTCAGCAGACCGATCCGTTTTTCCTTTTGATAGCTGGCTGAACTGCGAACATAAGGCGCTTAAATCAAAACGCACGGAGTTAAATGACGACTCCTCACGTTATCCCCAAGGCATCTATTCTGTTCGTTGTACAATTAGCCGTCTCTTATCGATTACCCGGGGTGTTAAATGCTATCCTGAACAAATTGTTATTGGCGGAGGAACCCAAATCCTTATCCAGATACTTAGTCATTTGTTTCCGGAAGGTTCAAAGTACGCCATGGAAGAACCCGGTTATAGCCGAATTTATCAATTGCTCAAATTGCAGCATGCCGATGTAACGTCCATCGAATTAGATCATAAAGGGATTGCGATTTCTGAAATAATAAAGCAAGACCCAAATATTCTCTACATTACACCT
This genomic window contains:
- a CDS encoding carbon-nitrogen hydrolase family protein, whose translation is MNVNVSCVQMEPVMYHVDKNIRKMENYIDKVMIEHPEMNLIVFPELITSGYECNKEFHALAEVVPYGESMKRIGSCAKKHGVNVIYGFPEQDSTLTDVLYNSSVFIDNNGKVLGVYRKVHLFGNEKTYFRSGCEYTLINSSIGKIGMMICYDTAFPEVARTYALRGADLLVISTNWEKPYEADWDLVIRARAIDNIIYIVAANRVGFDTTLGFFGRSKIISPLGEPLRELNEEKEGYIFAELDSELPLKLKSGYYTIFKDRKPDTYSMVCKKY
- a CDS encoding APC family permease, with the protein product MSHSMVKAPSEKSGLRLQCLSFIEVLGQSIANIAPTATPAITIPVVFATSGNATWIAYVFATLAIVLLSLQINVFSKRSATTGALYTYISEGIGPAGGFVSGSGLVFSYLVTGSAVLCGFANYANNLLAYAGIQLSPALIIIIGSAVAWFMTYKGVELSAKVMLIFEAISVTLITLLGILVLIHHGFNLGTSQFNLKGMSFDSIRLGLVFAFFSFVGFESATTMGREAKEPLRNIPRAVIGSGVFVGIFFVVMSLIMVMGFAGSKTSLGESTAPLTYLARQSHVGILGFLISIGAMVSFWSCGVASITAAARVMLHMSHEGYLPDAIGKCHKINKTPYIAIMVCSIVVGGIPVVLELLRSSNMDVYNWTGSMAVYGFLINYLLVTVSAPLLLYKLKELKWPHVVTAVFSFILLCIPLIGSVYPFPSFPMAVLPIIFLAWLIISFVFYIFVKQHTSLQENPNTEQI
- the gabT gene encoding 4-aminobutyrate--2-oxoglutarate transaminase, producing the protein MLKDLLGDVSTKQWQERRDRFVAAAVGNGNLHIASKAEGALITDIDGNQFIDFAGAIGVQNVGHCHPKVIEAAKKQLESYIHPGFNVIMYPSYIELCEKLCEIAPGEFAKKALLLNSGAEAVENAVKIARRYTGRQAVVSFDRAFHGRTNLTMGMTSKVKPYKFGFGPFTSETYKAPYPYYYRKPEGMTNEAYDDQVIAAFENFFVSTVAPESVACIVMEPVQGEGGFIIPSKRFVTFVRHFCTRHGIVFIADEIQAGFARTGKMFAIEHFAVSPDLMTVSKSLAAGFPLSGVVGKAEIIDACDLKGSLGGTYCGNPISCAAALAVLEIIEEEHLTERAEKIGSLFEQRANEWKEKFPFVGDVRRLGAMAAVEFVEDRVSKLPDSKRTGRIVHYANDHGLLLLNAGINGNCIRFLSPLTITDDQLQKGIDIIEEGLNQLEK
- a CDS encoding PLP-dependent aminotransferase family protein, whose protein sequence is MLSLINLSNQKDDYIYRQIYKQIKKEILLNHFLPNEKLPSKRELAESLHVSINSVNGAYQQLLAEGYIYSVERSGFFVEKLEKVPTPFSTLKPLNPNLVERSEPKKDWISFSHMSADRSVFPFDSWLNCEHKALKSKRTELNDDSSRYPQGIYSVRCTISRLLSITRGVKCYPEQIVIGGGTQILIQILSHLFPEGSKYAMEEPGYSRIYQLLKLQHADVTSIELDHKGIAISEIIKQDPNILYITPSHQFPTGIVMPISRRIQLLNWSSQAKNRYIIEDDYDSEFKYQSDAIPSIQGLDTFDKVIYMGTFSKSLLPGLRISYMVLPRHLLQSFRESEGFLMQTCNVLAQLALQEFIDSGEYQKHIKRMKQIYSERQTRLIKELNGRFGKNIAIHGANAGLHFMCTFKAERSIEDILNRAEQKKLELYSIKRCCLTHYHPSKKPVFILGFANLPLERIEEGVDRLYRSVIGP